From the Clavibacter phaseoli genome, one window contains:
- a CDS encoding HPr family phosphocarrier protein, producing MTERTATIGSRVGLHARPASLFIEAVRRTGVPVKISKPGGTPLDATSILSLMSLGAANGDQVVLTAEGDGADAALDELAALLESDLDAVE from the coding sequence ATGACCGAGCGCACCGCCACCATCGGCAGCCGCGTGGGCCTGCACGCCCGACCCGCATCCCTCTTCATCGAGGCCGTGCGCCGCACGGGCGTGCCCGTGAAGATCAGCAAGCCGGGCGGCACCCCGCTCGACGCGACGAGCATCCTGTCGCTCATGAGCCTCGGCGCCGCCAACGGCGACCAGGTCGTGCTCACGGCCGAGGGCGACGGCGCGGACGCCGCGCTCGACGAGCTGGCCGCGCTGCTCGAGAGCGACCTCGACGCCGTCGAGTAG
- a CDS encoding SDR family oxidoreductase encodes MPSDALPDDPARPADPVTPSPSAAVPGSAIDPDDLATALRVLGSLADIDEEHPDFVAVRRATASMFKQVKKARRLEKREAVASADRAVVAATATGAPDRIDDETRGIPLAITTAKPTAGTLLRSRPCYICKQHYTQVDAFYHQLCPDCALLNHAKREARTDLTGMRALLTGGRAKIGMHIALRLLRDGAHTTITTRFPRDAVRRFAGLPDAHEWVHRLRIVGLDLRDPAQVIGLTDAVAAAGPLDILINNAAQTVRRSPGSYAPLSEAEAAPLPDGDLPELLTFGHTADAHPAALAASVAAHPILSTATGITAAEVTELAMTAGSSSLARLAAGTAIDAGGLVPDLHDANSWTQVVHEVDPLEMLEVQLANVTAPFLLVSRLRPAMAASAARRKYVVNVSAMEGQFARAYKGPGHPHTNMAKAALNMMTRTSAREMRETDGILMTSVDTGWITDERPHPTKVRLAEEGFHAPLDLVDGAARVYDPIVMGQAGEDISGVFLKDYRVAEW; translated from the coding sequence GTGCCCTCCGACGCCCTGCCCGACGACCCCGCGCGCCCCGCGGATCCCGTCACCCCCTCGCCCTCCGCCGCCGTGCCCGGATCGGCCATCGACCCGGACGACCTCGCCACCGCGCTCCGCGTGCTCGGCTCGCTCGCCGACATCGACGAGGAGCACCCCGACTTCGTCGCCGTCCGCCGCGCCACCGCCTCCATGTTCAAGCAGGTGAAGAAGGCCCGGCGGCTCGAGAAGCGCGAGGCCGTCGCCAGCGCCGACCGCGCCGTCGTCGCGGCCACCGCCACGGGCGCGCCCGACCGCATCGACGACGAGACCCGCGGGATCCCGCTGGCCATCACGACCGCGAAGCCCACCGCCGGCACGCTCCTCCGCTCGCGCCCCTGCTACATCTGCAAGCAGCACTACACGCAGGTCGACGCGTTCTACCACCAGCTCTGCCCCGACTGCGCGCTCCTCAACCACGCGAAGCGCGAGGCCCGCACCGACCTCACGGGCATGCGGGCCCTCCTCACGGGCGGGCGCGCGAAGATCGGCATGCACATCGCGCTGCGGCTCCTCCGCGACGGCGCGCACACCACCATCACCACGCGCTTCCCGCGCGACGCGGTGCGCCGCTTCGCCGGGCTGCCGGACGCGCACGAGTGGGTGCACCGCCTCCGCATCGTGGGCCTCGACCTCCGCGACCCGGCGCAGGTCATCGGGCTCACGGACGCGGTGGCCGCCGCGGGTCCGCTCGACATCCTCATCAACAACGCCGCCCAGACCGTGCGCCGCTCCCCCGGCTCGTACGCGCCGCTGTCGGAGGCCGAGGCCGCGCCGCTGCCCGACGGCGACCTGCCGGAGCTCCTGACCTTCGGCCACACGGCCGACGCCCACCCGGCGGCCCTCGCCGCGTCCGTCGCGGCGCACCCGATCCTCTCGACCGCGACCGGGATCACGGCCGCCGAGGTCACCGAGCTCGCGATGACGGCGGGCTCCTCCTCGCTCGCGCGGCTCGCCGCCGGCACCGCGATCGACGCGGGCGGCCTCGTGCCCGACCTGCACGACGCGAACAGCTGGACCCAGGTGGTGCACGAGGTGGATCCGCTCGAGATGCTCGAGGTGCAGCTCGCCAACGTCACGGCGCCGTTCCTGCTCGTCAGCCGGCTGCGCCCCGCGATGGCCGCGTCCGCCGCGCGGCGCAAGTACGTCGTCAACGTCAGCGCCATGGAGGGCCAGTTCGCCCGGGCCTACAAGGGCCCGGGCCACCCGCACACGAACATGGCGAAGGCCGCGCTCAACATGATGACCCGCACGTCGGCGCGCGAGATGCGCGAGACCGACGGCATCCTCATGACGAGCGTCGACACCGGCTGGATCACCGACGAGCGCCCGCACCCCACCAAGGTGCGGCTCGCGGAGGAGGGCTTCCACGCCCCGCTCGACCTCGTCGACGGCGCGGCGCGCGTCTACGACCCCATCGTCATGGGCCAGGCCGGCGAGGACATCTCGGGCGTCTTCCTCAAGGACTACCGCGTCGCCGAGTGGTGA